A DNA window from Bacillus andreraoultii contains the following coding sequences:
- the glcT gene encoding glucose PTS transporter transcription antiterminator GlcT, giving the protein MTTFNVKKILNNNVLIAENDDYKEVVLIGKGIGFNRKKDDILSEQFVEKIFILKDRVKQEQYKSLLPQMDDETLDAIVDALEYIKKQTHTGLDEHIHVALTDHLMFSIYRTLKGLTIKNPFLYETKTIYPTEYEIASEVVNIVNKSINIQLPEDEVGFITLHIHSAISHKDLSKVNQDNQLINKLIHIIEGAFQTVIDKQSIDYIRLVRHLRFTIERANDGEELEEPSTIIFALQNEYPFCYNLSWKLIKIMQNSLKKPIGNVEAVYLTVHLQRMYEKLKTK; this is encoded by the coding sequence ATGACAACTTTTAATGTAAAGAAAATATTAAACAATAATGTTTTAATTGCTGAAAATGATGACTATAAAGAAGTTGTTTTAATTGGTAAAGGGATTGGCTTTAATAGAAAAAAAGATGACATACTTAGTGAGCAATTTGTCGAAAAGATATTCATTTTAAAAGATAGAGTGAAGCAAGAACAGTATAAAAGTTTGTTACCCCAAATGGACGATGAAACATTAGATGCGATTGTTGATGCGTTAGAATATATAAAAAAACAAACACATACAGGACTTGATGAACATATTCATGTTGCATTAACTGACCATTTAATGTTTTCTATTTATCGAACGTTAAAGGGACTTACAATAAAAAATCCTTTCTTATATGAAACAAAGACGATTTATCCAACAGAATATGAAATAGCCTCAGAAGTAGTAAATATTGTTAATAAGTCCATTAACATTCAACTACCTGAAGATGAAGTTGGATTTATCACTTTGCACATTCACAGCGCAATTAGTCATAAAGATCTTAGTAAGGTGAATCAAGATAATCAATTAATTAATAAACTTATCCATATAATTGAAGGAGCCTTTCAAACCGTCATTGACAAACAATCAATTGATTATATTCGTCTCGTTCGACATTTACGTTTTACAATAGAAAGAGCGAATGATGGTGAGGAATTGGAAGAACCATCAACGATTATTTTTGCATTGCAAAATGAATACCCTTTCTGTTATAATCTTTCTTGGAAGCTAATTAAAATTATGCAAAATTCATTGAAGAAACCAATTGGGAATGTCGAGGCTGTCTATTTAACAGTTCATTTACAGAGAATGTATGAAAAATTAAAAACTAAATAA
- a CDS encoding NCS2 family permease encodes MKNFFELDQLGTNVKTEFIAGLTTFLAMAYILFVNPHTLSATGMDQGAIFTATALAAAIGSLVMGLVAKYPVALAPGMGLNAFFAYTVVLNYGIPWETALAGVLVSGTVLVILTLTGIREMIINAIPESLKYAVSAGIGLFIAFVGLINAGFVVNNDNTLVGIGDLTTPTVLLAIFGLVVSIVLLTIGVKAAIFYGMILTSIVGMIFGLIPHPTGIHDIIGPVPSIESTFGQALFHLQDIFTLKMLVVILTFMFVDFFDTAGTLVAVASQAGIMKNGKLPRAGRALTADSSGSIFGAILGTSSTTSYIESTAGVAVGGKSGLTAVVTAMFFLLALVFSPLLGIITSQVTAPALIIVGVLMAVNLKHIEWDKIEIAIPAFFTVLMMPLTYSIATGIAIGFIFYPITLIVKGRAKEIHPIMYILSVIFVLYFIFLS; translated from the coding sequence ATGAAAAACTTTTTTGAACTTGATCAATTGGGAACAAATGTTAAAACAGAATTTATTGCGGGTTTAACGACATTTTTGGCAATGGCTTATATATTATTTGTTAATCCGCATACGTTATCAGCGACAGGGATGGACCAAGGGGCAATCTTTACAGCTACCGCATTAGCAGCGGCGATTGGATCTTTAGTTATGGGTCTTGTTGCAAAATATCCAGTTGCACTTGCACCTGGAATGGGATTAAATGCATTTTTTGCGTATACAGTTGTCTTAAACTATGGCATTCCGTGGGAGACGGCATTAGCAGGTGTACTTGTTTCAGGAACAGTTCTTGTCATCTTAACATTAACAGGAATTCGTGAAATGATTATTAACGCAATTCCGGAAAGTCTTAAATATGCTGTAAGCGCAGGGATTGGCTTGTTCATTGCCTTTGTTGGATTAATTAATGCAGGATTCGTTGTAAATAATGATAATACTTTAGTTGGTATAGGTGATTTGACGACACCAACTGTATTATTAGCGATATTTGGTTTAGTTGTTTCTATTGTTTTATTAACAATTGGTGTGAAAGCAGCAATCTTTTATGGGATGATTCTTACATCTATTGTTGGGATGATTTTTGGACTCATTCCTCACCCAACAGGAATTCACGATATTATTGGGCCGGTTCCAAGTATTGAATCCACGTTTGGGCAGGCGTTATTCCATTTACAAGATATTTTTACATTAAAAATGCTTGTTGTTATTCTTACGTTTATGTTTGTTGACTTTTTTGACACAGCTGGTACATTAGTTGCAGTTGCATCCCAAGCCGGAATTATGAAGAACGGGAAACTACCACGTGCAGGTAGAGCACTTACAGCAGATTCATCAGGTTCAATCTTTGGTGCGATTTTAGGAACGTCTAGTACAACGTCTTATATTGAATCAACAGCAGGTGTTGCAGTTGGTGGAAAGTCTGGACTAACGGCAGTTGTTACGGCAATGTTTTTCTTACTTGCACTTGTGTTTTCACCGCTATTAGGAATTATTACTTCACAAGTAACGGCACCAGCGTTAATAATTGTTGGTGTATTAATGGCAGTGAACTTGAAGCATATTGAATGGGATAAGATTGAAATTGCCATTCCAGCGTTTTTCACCGTACTAATGATGCCACTTACGTATAGTATTGCTACAGGTATTGCAATTGGATTTATCTTTTATCCAATTACATTAATCGTTAAAGGTCGGGCAAAAGAGATTCATCCAATCATGTATATTTTATCAGTCATCTTTGTTTTATATTTTATTTTCTTAAGTTAA